A window of the Polaribacter batillariae genome harbors these coding sequences:
- a CDS encoding LytR/AlgR family response regulator transcription factor gives MKINCIIIDDEPLAIKVVESHLKEFQNFEILATFNNPIEALPALQNKAVDVLFLDINMPKMSGLDFAKTLNPDIQVIITTAYREYAVESYDLNVLDYLVKPIPFSRFLKTINKITKKVQLQKGLKISEEEPHNDSYIFLKVEKKLVKIKFDDILYIESLKDYIKVFTTIGNYLVHKSLTSITEELPQDRFLRIHRSFTIAIDKVKSVEGNLIEINTKRIPIGRKYVNYAKKMILKTE, from the coding sequence ATGAAAATAAACTGTATAATTATAGATGACGAACCCCTTGCCATTAAAGTCGTAGAAAGTCACTTAAAAGAGTTTCAAAACTTTGAAATTTTAGCCACTTTTAATAATCCTATCGAAGCTTTACCTGCCTTACAAAACAAAGCGGTTGATGTTTTGTTTCTAGATATTAATATGCCTAAAATGTCTGGTTTAGATTTTGCAAAAACCTTAAACCCAGATATTCAGGTAATTATTACAACTGCCTACAGAGAATACGCAGTAGAAAGTTACGATTTAAATGTTTTAGATTATTTAGTAAAACCCATTCCATTTAGTCGGTTTTTAAAAACAATTAATAAAATTACAAAAAAAGTGCAACTTCAAAAAGGACTTAAAATAAGTGAAGAAGAGCCACATAACGATTCTTACATTTTTTTAAAGGTTGAAAAAAAACTGGTAAAAATTAAGTTTGATGACATTTTATATATCGAAAGCCTAAAAGATTATATAAAAGTATTTACAACTATAGGTAATTATTTGGTACACAAATCTTTAACCAGTATTACAGAAGAGTTGCCACAAGATCGCTTTTTAAGAATTCACCGTTCTTTTACGATTGCCATTGATAAAGTAAAATCTGTTGAAGGTAATTTAATTGAAATAAACACGAAACGAATTCCTATCGGAAGAAAATATGTAAATTATGCAAAAAAAATGATTCTAAAAACAGAGTAA
- a CDS encoding acyltransferase family protein, protein MVKKRIESVDILRGITICAMILVNTPGTWSAVYPPLLHAKWHGLTPTDLIFPFFLFIVGISIYFAYKHKTPTKNVYKKIAIRSFKLIGLGLFLNIFIPYFPFFKDFETLRFLGVLQRIGIVFFVSAILYLHFNWRVLAGITVAILIIYWFLLGFIPLPDGTLPTFNRAANNWAMYLDANVLGKHMWQPDYDPEGLISSIPSIASCLIGILIGTLLDQLKNVQPLLLISLAFLILGYTLNFWFPINKAIWSSSFVLVTSGWASLILAIIYYLVDIKSIKFGRIFKYVGMNAITIYFLSSFISKTFYLTSVGETENIHSFLFQNIYVQSFFSAEFSSLLYAITVVAFYVLLGYILFKKKIFIKV, encoded by the coding sequence ATGGTAAAAAAAAGAATTGAATCTGTAGATATTTTAAGGGGTATTACCATCTGCGCAATGATTTTAGTAAACACTCCAGGAACTTGGAGTGCAGTTTACCCTCCATTATTACATGCAAAATGGCATGGATTAACCCCAACAGATTTAATATTTCCTTTCTTTTTATTTATTGTAGGAATCTCTATTTACTTTGCTTACAAGCACAAAACTCCTACCAAAAATGTTTACAAAAAAATTGCCATAAGATCTTTTAAATTAATTGGTTTAGGGTTGTTTTTAAACATTTTTATTCCCTATTTCCCCTTCTTTAAAGATTTTGAAACCCTTCGTTTTTTAGGTGTTTTACAACGAATTGGAATTGTTTTCTTTGTTTCAGCAATTTTATATCTTCATTTTAACTGGAGAGTTTTAGCGGGTATTACTGTTGCCATTCTTATAATCTATTGGTTTTTGTTAGGTTTTATTCCGCTTCCAGATGGCACCTTACCTACTTTTAACAGAGCAGCAAATAATTGGGCAATGTATTTAGATGCTAATGTTTTAGGCAAACATATGTGGCAACCAGATTACGATCCAGAAGGGCTTATAAGCAGCATTCCATCTATTGCTTCTTGCCTTATAGGTATTTTAATTGGAACACTTTTAGATCAGCTAAAAAACGTACAACCACTACTTCTTATTTCTTTAGCATTTTTAATTTTAGGCTACACTTTAAATTTTTGGTTTCCAATAAACAAAGCCATTTGGAGTAGTTCTTTTGTTTTAGTTACAAGTGGTTGGGCAAGTTTAATATTAGCTATAATTTATTATTTGGTAGATATTAAAAGCATAAAATTTGGTCGTATCTTTAAATATGTGGGTATGAATGCAATTACAATTTACTTTCTCTCTAGCTTTATTTCTAAAACATTCTATTTAACCAGCGTTGGCGAAACAGAAAATATACATTCTTTTCTGTTTCAAAATATTTACGTTCAATCTTTTTTTAGTGCCGAGTTTTCGTCTTTATTATACGCCATTACAGTAGTAGCTTTTTATGTGCTTTTAGGTTATATTCTTTTTAAAAAGAAAATTTTTATAAAAGTTTAA
- a CDS encoding alpha/beta fold hydrolase has protein sequence MLNYYSYLHKTSTEWVTFVHGAGGSSSIWYKQIRDFKKHFNVLILDLRGHGNSKPKLKDTFNPKYTFDSITNDIVEVIEHLKIKKSHFIGISLGTILIRNLAEKKPDLVKSMIMGGAIIKLNFRSQVLMKVGNIFKSVVPYMLLYKLFAFIIMPKKNHKKSRLLFVNEAKKLYQKEFLRWFKLTSEINPLLRFFRTKDIKIPTLYVMGSEDHLFLPSIKNIVSKHVTSSLFVINNCGHVVNVEQPETFNKQTIGFITTLPV, from the coding sequence TTGTTAAACTACTATTCATATCTTCATAAAACATCCACAGAATGGGTAACTTTTGTACATGGTGCAGGAGGTAGTAGTTCTATTTGGTACAAACAAATTCGTGATTTTAAAAAGCATTTTAACGTTTTAATTCTCGATTTGCGAGGTCATGGAAATAGCAAACCCAAGCTAAAAGATACATTTAACCCTAAATATACATTCGATTCTATTACCAACGATATTGTTGAAGTAATTGAACATTTAAAAATTAAAAAATCGCATTTTATAGGCATTTCTTTAGGAACTATTTTAATAAGAAACCTTGCCGAAAAAAAGCCAGATTTGGTAAAAAGTATGATTATGGGTGGCGCAATTATCAAGTTGAATTTTCGCTCTCAAGTACTAATGAAAGTGGGTAATATTTTTAAATCTGTGGTGCCTTATATGCTTTTATACAAACTCTTCGCATTTATTATTATGCCGAAGAAAAATCATAAAAAATCGAGGTTATTGTTTGTAAACGAGGCTAAGAAATTGTATCAGAAAGAGTTTTTACGTTGGTTTAAATTAACATCAGAAATAAATCCGCTTTTGCGATTTTTTAGAACAAAAGATATTAAGATTCCTACATTGTATGTAATGGGTTCAGAAGATCATTTGTTTTTGCCTTCCATTAAAAATATTGTTTCTAAGCATGTTACTTCTTCTCTATTTGTAATAAACAATTGCGGTCATGTAGTAAATGTAGAACAACCAGAAACGTTTAACAAACAAACCATTGGTTTTATTACTACTTTGCCTGTTTAA
- a CDS encoding winged helix-turn-helix domain-containing protein, with amino-acid sequence MFQFFPEQHKLVKKSAEISLSKKECELLKIFVANSNKVIKREELTKKVWEDNGVFVGRSLDTYVSKLRKILKEDESIKLINVHGVGYKLEMKLSRKY; translated from the coding sequence ATGTTTCAGTTTTTTCCAGAGCAACATAAATTGGTTAAAAAATCAGCAGAAATTAGCTTGTCTAAAAAAGAATGTGAGCTGTTAAAAATCTTTGTGGCGAATTCTAATAAAGTTATAAAACGCGAAGAACTCACTAAAAAAGTGTGGGAAGACAATGGTGTTTTTGTCGGTAGAAGTTTAGACACGTATGTTTCTAAACTCCGAAAAATTTTAAAAGAAGACGAATCTATAAAGTTGATAAACGTACATGGAGTTGGTTATAAATTGGAAATGAAGCTGTCTCGAAAGTATTAA
- a CDS encoding YceI family protein — protein sequence MMKKNILFIAITILSINFSIAQEKLPIDLQKSTIKWIGEYTFYFGGHDGFIDFKEGYFIKENDIITGGEFIIDMNSMTNSDIEEQVGKDNLIDHLKNEDFFEVEKHPTATLQIKKVEYWKNNNGRIYADLTLKGITKPIYFDAHFNYKEKELKTRFKIDRTKWGVNYQSKVKDSAISDAIGFEVFIKL from the coding sequence ATGATGAAAAAAAACATTCTATTTATTGCAATCACAATTTTGTCTATCAACTTTTCTATTGCGCAAGAAAAATTACCCATCGATCTTCAAAAAAGTACCATCAAATGGATTGGAGAATATACTTTTTATTTTGGAGGACATGATGGTTTTATCGACTTTAAAGAAGGGTATTTTATCAAAGAAAACGATATTATTACTGGTGGCGAATTTATTATTGACATGAATTCTATGACAAACTCTGATATCGAAGAACAAGTTGGAAAAGACAATTTAATAGATCATTTAAAAAATGAAGATTTTTTTGAAGTAGAAAAACATCCTACAGCAACCTTACAAATAAAAAAAGTAGAATATTGGAAAAACAACAATGGAAGAATATATGCAGATTTAACTTTAAAAGGAATTACAAAACCCATTTATTTTGATGCCCATTTTAATTACAAAGAAAAAGAACTAAAAACGCGTTTTAAAATTGATAGAACAAAATGGGGAGTTAATTATCAAAGTAAGGTAAAAGACAGCGCAATTTCTGATGCCATTGGTTTTGAGGTTTTTATAAAACTATAA
- a CDS encoding Abi family protein yields MPRIPYQKPSLTYSEQLQQLKDRGLIIENEIKALHLLENLSYYRLSAYWYPMLETPKNAHRFKIDSSFNKAFKLYCFDREFRKLISLEIEKIEVSIRAKMIYILSHSNGPFWYSNANLFINSEKLSITLKKLRSEKNRSDEEFIKAFNKNYSNTLPPSWMILEISSLGTLSSLYKNLKPKRAKRNVANYYGLDVSTFESWLHTLTYVRNICAHHSRLWNKRMSIQPQIPLTPSNKFINIHQLPNPNQSGKTWRINDRSYFILTMILYLSNTIHPKHKFKEKLNTLFIKYPFVDKKALGFPENWQDEPIWV; encoded by the coding sequence ATGCCAAGGATTCCTTACCAAAAGCCTTCTTTAACATATTCAGAACAACTTCAACAGTTAAAAGATAGAGGACTTATAATAGAAAATGAGATAAAGGCTTTACATCTACTTGAAAATTTAAGTTACTATAGATTGAGTGCATATTGGTATCCAATGTTAGAGACCCCAAAGAATGCACATAGATTTAAAATTGACTCTTCTTTTAATAAAGCCTTTAAATTATACTGTTTTGATAGAGAGTTTAGAAAACTAATATCATTAGAAATTGAAAAAATTGAAGTTTCAATCAGAGCAAAAATGATTTATATTCTTTCACATTCAAATGGTCCTTTTTGGTATTCTAACGCTAATTTATTTATTAACTCTGAAAAATTAAGTATTACCTTAAAAAAATTAAGAAGTGAAAAAAACCGATCTGATGAAGAATTTATTAAGGCGTTTAATAAGAACTACTCTAATACACTTCCCCCAAGTTGGATGATTTTAGAAATCTCATCTTTGGGTACATTATCTAGTTTATACAAGAATCTTAAGCCTAAAAGAGCTAAAAGAAATGTTGCAAATTATTATGGTTTAGATGTTTCAACCTTTGAATCTTGGCTTCATACATTAACTTATGTTAGAAATATTTGTGCTCATCATTCGAGACTTTGGAATAAGAGAATGAGTATTCAACCTCAAATTCCTTTAACCCCATCAAATAAGTTTATAAATATTCATCAACTTCCAAATCCAAATCAGTCAGGTAAAACTTGGAGAATAAATGACCGTTCGTATTTTATTTTAACAATGATTTTGTATTTATCAAACACAATACACCCAAAACATAAATTTAAAGAAAAGTTAAATACATTATTTATTAAATATCCTTTTGTTGATAAAAAAGCTTTAGGTTTTCCTGAAAATTGGCAAGATGAGCCTATTTGGGTTTAA
- a CDS encoding cupredoxin domain-containing protein: MKKIIAILVLVLGFAFTGNAQVVKNDAVKTVSLEQTKGEFTQKQITLSEGTYVFKVSNNNAASEVGLVLIEDGKDGKNPENHIKNAYVSQMVKHGKTESSKEVTLKKGTYKYFCPFNKTPQYTLVVE, translated from the coding sequence ATGAAAAAAATAATCGCAATTTTAGTATTAGTTTTAGGTTTCGCATTTACTGGAAATGCACAAGTAGTAAAGAATGACGCTGTAAAAACAGTTTCATTAGAGCAAACAAAAGGAGAGTTTACACAAAAGCAAATTACCTTATCTGAAGGAACCTATGTCTTTAAAGTATCGAACAACAATGCTGCTTCAGAAGTAGGGTTGGTTTTAATTGAAGATGGTAAAGATGGAAAAAACCCAGAAAACCATATTAAAAACGCATATGTTTCTCAAATGGTTAAGCATGGTAAAACAGAATCTTCTAAAGAAGTAACATTAAAAAAAGGAACCTATAAATATTTTTGTCCTTTTAATAAAACACCACAATATACTTTAGTAGTAGAGTAG
- a CDS encoding carboxymuconolactone decarboxylase family protein — protein sequence MSTFNIPTKNEVSENNQAIFNQLEKGLGFVPNLYATFAHSETALANFLAIGNGKTSFSAKEKEVINLAVSQVNECVYCLSAHTAIGKMNGFTEDQILELRAGRASFDPKLDALAKFARNIALNKGATEAAVLENFFEQGYTKGNVADAVILVGEITITNYFHRTTEVAVDFPVADVEVATI from the coding sequence ATGAGCACATTTAACATACCAACAAAAAACGAAGTATCAGAAAACAATCAAGCAATTTTTAATCAGTTAGAAAAAGGATTAGGTTTTGTACCTAACTTATATGCAACCTTCGCACACAGCGAAACTGCTTTGGCTAACTTTTTAGCAATTGGAAACGGTAAAACAAGCTTTTCTGCAAAAGAAAAAGAAGTAATTAATTTGGCTGTAAGCCAAGTAAACGAATGCGTATATTGTTTATCTGCGCACACTGCAATTGGTAAAATGAATGGTTTTACAGAAGACCAAATTTTAGAATTAAGAGCAGGAAGAGCTTCTTTCGACCCAAAATTAGACGCTTTGGCAAAATTTGCAAGAAACATCGCTTTAAATAAAGGTGCCACAGAGGCTGCAGTTTTAGAAAACTTTTTCGAGCAAGGGTACACAAAAGGAAACGTTGCAGATGCAGTTATTTTAGTAGGAGAAATTACCATTACAAACTATTTCCATAGAACAACAGAAGTAGCTGTAGATTTTCCAGTAGCAGATGTTGAAGTAGCAACAATTTAA
- the trxA gene encoding thioredoxin — protein METQLEQNNFTNVIENNSNVLLDFYAEWCGPCQTLLPTIHKLADELKDEVIIQKVNVDKHQEFAAKFGIRNIPTLIFFKDGQATDRHTGLITERNLRDKINSLK, from the coding sequence ATGGAAACACAATTAGAACAAAACAATTTTACAAATGTTATCGAAAATAACAGCAACGTATTATTAGATTTTTATGCAGAGTGGTGTGGTCCTTGCCAAACCTTATTGCCAACGATTCACAAATTAGCAGACGAATTAAAAGACGAGGTGATCATTCAAAAAGTAAATGTAGATAAGCACCAAGAATTTGCCGCAAAATTCGGTATTAGAAACATACCAACCTTAATTTTCTTTAAAGACGGGCAAGCAACAGACAGGCACACAGGTTTAATTACCGAAAGAAATTTAAGAGATAAAATTAACAGTTTAAAATAA
- a CDS encoding helix-turn-helix domain-containing protein, which translates to MAVQDIIKYSFKNTFSLSSVQFDKACTIDHNEQVNAYTIYWIQEGKGTYNIDFKQYTFDDNVLFFLSPNQVFTVDSEKIKTAYKLTFVRDFYCIQTHDKEVACNGILFNNIYETPFVKPCEKDTKKLNFILESLVEEFQQNETAQYDMLQAYLKQFIIHAVRVKKENHVIKEDTETRLFKDFSLLVEQNFKKLHSVTDYANRLGISPKSVTKHFQKLGTKTPSEFIKNRILLEAKRLLIYTDKTVKEIAFELGFNDPAYFTRFFTKAISKSPLQFKKEY; encoded by the coding sequence TTGGCAGTTCAAGACATTATAAAATATTCGTTTAAAAACACTTTTTCATTAAGTAGCGTTCAGTTCGATAAGGCATGTACCATAGATCATAACGAGCAAGTAAATGCCTATACAATTTATTGGATTCAAGAAGGAAAAGGAACCTATAATATCGATTTTAAACAATATACTTTCGACGATAATGTGTTGTTTTTTCTCTCTCCAAATCAGGTTTTTACAGTCGATTCCGAAAAAATTAAAACCGCTTACAAACTTACCTTTGTACGAGATTTTTATTGCATACAAACACACGACAAAGAAGTAGCTTGTAACGGAATTCTCTTTAACAATATTTATGAAACTCCGTTTGTAAAACCTTGCGAAAAAGACACTAAAAAACTCAACTTTATTTTAGAGAGTTTGGTAGAAGAATTTCAGCAAAACGAAACGGCACAATACGATATGTTGCAGGCGTATTTAAAGCAATTTATCATTCACGCAGTTCGTGTAAAAAAGGAAAATCACGTTATCAAAGAAGACACAGAAACAAGGCTTTTTAAAGATTTTAGTTTGTTGGTAGAGCAAAATTTTAAAAAACTACACTCTGTAACAGATTATGCGAATAGGTTAGGAATTTCGCCAAAATCTGTTACAAAACACTTTCAGAAATTGGGTACAAAAACCCCTTCAGAATTTATTAAAAACCGCATTTTATTAGAAGCAAAACGCCTGCTAATTTATACCGATAAAACCGTAAAAGAAATCGCTTTCGAGCTCGGTTTTAACGATCCTGCCTATTTTACGCGCTTTTTTACCAAGGCAATTTCCAAGTCTCCACTTCAATTTAAAAAAGAATATTAA
- the brnQ gene encoding branched-chain amino acid transport system II carrier protein: MNQTKEIWIAGFALFSLFFGAGNLILPPSLGANSGSDWWIVVLGFALTAVAIPILAIFAHAKLQGTLYDFGKKVSPLFSTVYCFFIYIISIAIPSPRTAAVTHEITVQPFFETTPLLTSVIYFVLVFIFAINRSKVIGLIGKFLTPIIVLILLIIIGIAFFTSSETVNSSTFKTPFVEGILEGYQTFDAIGGVVVGAVIIISLNYSSHTTFDAKRKLIRKAGFIAGAGLLLIYGGLILSGSLFSFTFAKEASRTEILSSLSTQTLGHLGTTFLSVLVALACFTTAVGIVTGTADYIKGISNDSKKAYIITAAVASIIGIIVGSYQVDFIITLAVPALMFLYPITIVLILLNMVPNKYASKLVFRGVVLITFIFSIPDFLGFVVPRENLVGIKNIIPLANSNLGWVLPAILVFFGLNLRRKKEMLQI, translated from the coding sequence TTGAACCAAACAAAAGAAATTTGGATTGCCGGTTTTGCGCTTTTCTCGCTTTTTTTTGGCGCAGGAAACTTAATTTTACCTCCATCTCTAGGTGCAAATTCTGGTTCAGATTGGTGGATTGTTGTGTTGGGTTTTGCATTAACAGCAGTTGCCATTCCTATTTTGGCCATTTTTGCGCATGCAAAATTACAAGGTACTTTGTACGATTTTGGTAAAAAGGTTTCGCCACTTTTTAGCACTGTTTATTGTTTCTTTATTTATATAATTTCAATCGCAATTCCATCACCAAGAACAGCAGCAGTTACACACGAAATAACTGTGCAACCGTTTTTTGAAACTACACCACTTTTAACAAGTGTAATTTACTTTGTATTAGTCTTTATTTTTGCCATTAACAGGTCGAAAGTAATAGGTTTAATAGGTAAGTTTTTAACGCCAATTATTGTGTTGATTTTACTGATAATTATCGGAATTGCCTTTTTTACATCATCAGAAACTGTAAATTCTTCTACTTTTAAAACTCCTTTTGTAGAAGGAATTTTAGAAGGATACCAAACGTTTGATGCGATTGGTGGCGTTGTTGTAGGAGCCGTAATTATTATCTCTTTAAACTATAGTAGCCATACCACTTTCGATGCCAAAAGAAAACTCATTAGAAAAGCAGGTTTTATTGCAGGAGCAGGCTTATTACTAATTTACGGAGGTTTAATTTTAAGCGGATCTTTATTTTCATTTACATTTGCAAAAGAAGCTTCCAGAACTGAAATTTTATCGAGTTTAAGCACGCAAACTTTAGGACATTTAGGAACTACTTTTTTAAGTGTTTTGGTGGCTTTGGCTTGTTTTACAACAGCAGTTGGTATTGTAACAGGAACCGCAGATTACATCAAAGGAATATCTAACGATTCTAAAAAAGCGTATATTATTACAGCTGCAGTTGCTTCTATAATCGGTATTATTGTGGGAAGTTATCAGGTAGATTTTATCATTACATTAGCAGTACCAGCATTAATGTTTTTATATCCAATAACCATTGTGTTGATTTTACTAAACATGGTTCCAAACAAATATGCCTCGAAACTTGTTTTTAGAGGTGTTGTTTTAATAACATTTATTTTTAGTATTCCAGATTTTTTAGGATTTGTAGTTCCAAGAGAAAATTTAGTGGGCATTAAAAATATAATTCCATTGGCAAATTCTAATTTGGGTTGGGTGTTGCCTGCTATTTTGGTGTTTTTTGGATTGAATTTGAGGAGAAAAAAGGAAATGTTACAAATCTAA
- a CDS encoding serine hydrolase, with amino-acid sequence MKFIKRFIFAFLLSSTFLTAQIKDKKLDKLIQETLTTFDVPGISVGILKDGEIVYAKGFGVRSLTTKKDMNENTLVGVASNSKGFTCFALAMMVDAGKLNWDDKVRKHIPEFQLYDAWVTQEFTVRDLVTHRSGMALGAGDLMFFPEGNDFTVTDVIDNVKHLKPESSFRSKFAYNNNMFIIAGEVLKRVSGLSWEEFIEQKIMKPVGMNNSKASYNRVTNRTNIIDAHTRTEGKVVQIPHDWSETANAAGGIVSNVKDMLTWAKFLMNDAVTEDGKRLLSSKQFHELWQLQTPLKVGKNDWYDSNFRGYGLGWFLTDVKGGYKQVYHTGGLLGTVTQFTMIPDLNLGIIVLTNQMNGNAFNTITNTIKDSYLGYEDRNWLQTYGNKNAQYLKYNDSIKASVYNKVALAKTNKSLPKPSQIVGTYNDAWFGDVIISFDGTTYTIKSKRSTDIIGELLPYNYTTYVAKWNNRSFDADVFVNFMFDEKGNAKSATMKFIAPITDFSFDFEHLNLKKVN; translated from the coding sequence ATGAAATTTATAAAAAGATTCATTTTCGCTTTTCTGTTATCGTCAACCTTTCTTACTGCCCAAATAAAAGATAAAAAACTAGACAAATTAATTCAAGAAACTCTCACTACTTTCGATGTTCCTGGTATTTCTGTCGGAATTTTAAAAGATGGCGAAATTGTGTATGCCAAAGGTTTTGGCGTACGTTCTTTAACCACAAAAAAAGACATGAACGAAAATACTTTGGTTGGAGTTGCCTCTAACAGTAAAGGTTTTACGTGTTTTGCATTGGCGATGATGGTAGATGCAGGCAAATTAAATTGGGATGATAAAGTAAGAAAACACATTCCAGAATTTCAATTATATGATGCTTGGGTAACTCAAGAATTTACGGTTAGAGATTTGGTTACACACAGAAGTGGAATGGCTTTAGGTGCAGGAGATTTAATGTTTTTTCCTGAAGGAAACGATTTTACAGTTACAGATGTGATTGACAATGTAAAACACTTAAAACCAGAAAGTTCCTTTCGAAGTAAATTTGCTTATAACAACAATATGTTTATTATTGCTGGTGAAGTTTTAAAACGTGTAAGTGGGCTTTCTTGGGAAGAATTTATCGAACAAAAAATAATGAAACCTGTTGGAATGAACAACAGTAAAGCTTCTTACAACAGAGTTACAAACCGCACCAATATTATTGATGCACACACAAGAACTGAAGGAAAAGTAGTTCAAATTCCTCATGATTGGAGCGAAACAGCAAATGCTGCAGGAGGAATTGTAAGTAACGTAAAAGACATGCTTACTTGGGCAAAATTTTTAATGAATGATGCTGTTACAGAAGATGGAAAACGCTTGTTAAGTTCGAAGCAATTTCACGAACTTTGGCAATTGCAAACACCTTTAAAAGTGGGTAAAAACGACTGGTACGATTCCAATTTTAGAGGGTATGGTTTGGGTTGGTTTTTAACAGATGTAAAAGGCGGATACAAACAAGTCTATCACACAGGTGGTTTGTTAGGTACTGTAACACAATTTACGATGATTCCAGATTTAAATTTAGGAATTATAGTACTTACAAATCAAATGAATGGAAACGCATTTAACACCATTACAAATACCATAAAAGACAGTTATTTAGGCTATGAAGATAGAAATTGGCTACAAACCTATGGAAATAAAAATGCCCAATATTTAAAATACAACGATAGTATAAAAGCAAGTGTTTACAACAAAGTTGCTTTGGCTAAAACGAATAAAAGTTTACCAAAACCAAGCCAAATTGTGGGTACTTATAACGATGCTTGGTTTGGCGATGTAATCATTTCTTTTGATGGAACTACATACACCATAAAAAGCAAAAGATCTACAGATATTATTGGCGAATTATTACCTTATAATTACACAACCTACGTTGCAAAATGGAACAATAGAAGTTTTGATGCCGATGTTTTTGTAAATTTTATGTTTGATGAAAAAGGCAATGCAAAAAGTGCAACGATGAAGTTTATAGCACCAATTACCGATTTTAGTTTCGACTTTGAACATTTAAACCTAAAAAAAGTAAACTAA
- a CDS encoding alpha/beta fold hydrolase translates to MNQNITFKNANISFSDQGKGKAVVLIHGFLENSTMWKDIIPEISKRNRVITIDLLGHGKTDCLGYVHAMELFAETVAAVLKHLRIRKCILIGHSLGGYVAMAFAEKNPQKVKGLCLMNSTSNEDDDERKKLRLRANKMIQHNFTNMVRMSFLNLFGEESRTEFKEEMRSALHEALQTPIQGYIAAQEGMRIRPNRNHVLVENDFKKLIIAGKKDPVLDFEMSLAEAEKTNAEIIVFSDGHMSHIENKTALINALKIFIKLC, encoded by the coding sequence ATGAATCAAAATATTACCTTTAAAAACGCAAATATTTCTTTTTCTGACCAAGGAAAAGGAAAAGCAGTTGTGCTTATTCATGGTTTTTTGGAGAATTCTACCATGTGGAAAGACATTATTCCTGAAATTTCTAAAAGAAATAGAGTAATTACCATTGATTTATTAGGTCATGGAAAAACAGATTGTTTAGGGTATGTGCATGCTATGGAATTGTTTGCAGAAACTGTAGCAGCCGTTTTAAAACATTTAAGAATTCGAAAATGTATCTTAATTGGGCATTCTTTAGGTGGTTATGTAGCGATGGCTTTTGCAGAAAAAAATCCGCAGAAAGTAAAAGGTTTGTGTTTGATGAATTCTACCTCTAATGAAGATGATGATGAACGCAAAAAATTACGTTTGCGGGCCAATAAAATGATTCAGCATAACTTTACAAATATGGTAAGAATGTCTTTTTTGAATTTGTTTGGCGAAGAAAGTAGAACCGAATTTAAAGAAGAAATGAGATCGGCTTTACATGAAGCATTGCAAACGCCAATTCAAGGTTATATTGCAGCACAAGAAGGTATGAGAATTCGTCCAAACAGAAATCATGTTTTAGTTGAAAACGATTTTAAAAAGTTGATAATTGCCGGAAAAAAAGATCCTGTTTTAGATTTTGAAATGTCTTTAGCTGAAGCTGAAAAAACAAATGCAGAAATTATTGTTTTTTCTGATGGTCATATGAGCCATATTGAAAATAAAACTGCGTTAATAAATGCTTTAAAGATTTTTATAAAACTTTGTTAA